AAAGAGAGCGTGAAAAACACTGGTGGGACTAGACTAGAAACTCGAGTCCAGTAGACTGGATTTCCATAAACGAAAACCGAGTCCAatagactcgatttctatgaaTAAAAACTGAGTCTAGACTCAATTTCCAAGCCTACGTAGACAGATTCTCCAACTTAGTTGTTAGCGCAACTGGGAAATCGAGTATGATGTACTcgatttataacaaaaaatcaaGAGTAAAACACTCGATTtgttaaatatcaaaataatttcaaaccttggctaactaataaaatagtttgacttttatagttattttcaaaaaaatcccACTCATTCTCCCCAAACTCTCTGATCTCCATTCTCTCATAGTCCATGGCCAATACTTTCAATACCAGTACTAATTCTTGCACAGCTCCATCTACCAAACTTAGAAAGTTCACACCCCACAATCACCAGCAACAAGATGAGGCATCGCTACCAGGACTACCTGACCACATAGCCCAACTCTGCCTTTCTGTCGTCAATCCTTCTCTTCTTTACTCTGTGTGCCACTCATGGCAGCGCCTAATCTATTCACCTTCCTTCCCTCCTTTCTTCTCTTTATACGCTCTTTTACATCATTCCCAGCCTTCaaattccaattccaattcAATAGAATTCTTCAACTTCGATCCCATCTCATCCACTTGGGACCTCcttcctccaccaccaccaccactttgTGTCCTTCTCCACCACCCATCTTTCATATTCCGAAACCTTTCGATTCAATCGGTCTCTTTCTCTCAGAACCTTGTTCTCCTCGCCGCCACCACTCATAATTTCGCACCTGCACTCTCTCACCCTCTCATCTTCAACCCGCTCTCCAAGACATGGTCCTTCGGACCCCCACTCGCCACACCGCGCCGCTGGTGCGGTGCAGGCGCAGTGCGCGGCGCGGTATATGTGGCGAGTGGAGTGGGATCCCACTTCTCCAACGACACTGCTCGTTCGTTGGAGAAGTGGGATCAT
The sequence above is drawn from the Quercus lobata isolate SW786 chromosome 12, ValleyOak3.0 Primary Assembly, whole genome shotgun sequence genome and encodes:
- the LOC115972523 gene encoding F-box/kelch-repeat protein SKIP25-like, giving the protein MANTFNTSTNSCTAPSTKLRKFTPHNHQQQDEASLPGLPDHIAQLCLSVVNPSLLYSVCHSWQRLIYSPSFPPFFSLYALLHHSQPSNSNSNSIEFFNFDPISSTWDLLPPPPPPLCVLLHHPSFIFRNLSIQSVSFSQNLVLLAATTHNFAPALSHPLIFNPLSKTWSFGPPLATPRRWCGAGAVRGAVYVASGVGSHFSNDTARSLEKWDHGEWKKKSRLKDARYSRDAIDAVGWRGKLCMVNVKAKEGIVYNVDKDEWEEMPEGMLYGWRGPVAAMDEDVMYVVDEAKGALRKYDHEKDLWEEIMESEKLRGAQHVAAAAGKLCVVCGENGIVVVDVLASPGRLWGVDLPIGFEALRVHILPRMSRPDFDFPAVPSISME